The proteins below are encoded in one region of Telopea speciosissima isolate NSW1024214 ecotype Mountain lineage chromosome 10, Tspe_v1, whole genome shotgun sequence:
- the LOC122643535 gene encoding protein FAR1-RELATED SEQUENCE 3-like, whose translation MDSDGSNDSSASSRYNVDVGGVEVVRSKDPQETKLNEDDNSNVTSSIPVLEPCVGMEFESEDDAYNFYNAYGKEMGFSVQKFRVECSRVEFTGGEQNGSVSEEHCRNIFKTKHRKILGVDCQLAVNYLKSKGISDAQFFYAISMDAEQRLTSTTQRGESMNKYFKGFFSPSTPIYEFITQYDETVKKRREKKVNADIKCMTSLPCLHTKQKIEKQARLVYIAKVFGVFLKEWCACFGLVAKVIEFDTHERRYRVFSVDGSQEIDLNYVVDNEDGEMSSCSCKKFEQLGLLCRHILKVYVITDRSEIPQTYVLRRWTKGANTSVGEHRGGSSQQQTLQPIWLLQDIANRISSEGSLSTERLMDMQVMRTVNLTINEICITIRRLHI comes from the exons ATGGATAGTGATGGGAGCAATGATAGCAGTGCATCTTCTAGGTATAATGTTGATGTTGGTGGTGTTGAGGTAGTGAGAAGTAAAGATCCCCAAGAAACGAAGTTGAATGAAGATGACAATAGCAATGTTACAAGTTCAATCCCGGTATTGGAACCATGTGTTGGCATGGAATTTGAATCCGAGGATGATGCATATAACTTTTATAATGCTTatggaaaagagatgggattttcAGTTCAGAAATTCAGGGTGGAGTGCTCAAGAGTGG AGTTTACCGGTGGCGAGCAGAATGGTAGTGTCAGCGAGGAGCATTGTCGGAATATTTTCAAAACGAAGCATAGGAAAATCTTAGGTGTAGATTGTCAGTTAGCGGTGAACTATTTGAAGAGCAAAGGAATTTCGGATGCACAGTTTTTTTATGCAATCAGTATGGACGCGGAGCAGCGATTGACAAG CACAACCCAGAGAGGTGAGTCAATGAACAAGtacttcaaaggcttcttcagTCCATCTACTCCAATTTATGAATTTATTACACAATATGATGAGACTgttaagaaaagaagagaaaagaaagtgaaCGCAGACATCAAATGCATGACCTCCTTACCATGTTTGCATACAAAGCAAAAAATTGAGAAGCAAGCCAGGCTTGTTTATATAGCGAAGgtgtttggggttttcttaaaaGAATGGTGTGCATGCTTTGGACTTGTGGCTAAGGTTATAGAATTTGATACCCACGAGAGAAGGTATAGGGTATTTTCAGTGGATGGCAGTCAAGAAATTGACTTGAACTATGTGGTTGACAATGAAGATGGTGAAATGAGCAGTTGTAGCTGCAAGAAGTTCGAGCAGTTAGGGTTACTGTGCAGGCACATACTGAAGGTGTATGTAATAACGGACAGATCCGAGATTCCCCAAACCTACGTTTTGCGTAGATGGACCAAAGGTGCTAATACTAGTGTTGGAGAACATCGTGGGGGCTCATCTCAGCAGCAGACCCTGCAGCCTATATGGTTACTTCAAGACATTGCTAACAGGATATCCAGTGAAGGATCCCTTTCCACAGAGAG ATTAATGGATATGCAGGTGATGCGAACAGTCAACCTCACAATCAACGAAATCTGCATAACGATTCGTAGGTTACATATATGA